In a single window of the Zea mays cultivar B73 chromosome 5, Zm-B73-REFERENCE-NAM-5.0, whole genome shotgun sequence genome:
- the LOC109939998 gene encoding uncharacterized protein: MGMSLAQAVAALVGTCARRLSRAARRLRPRDGVAASFSSRAIVPFLGGGGGGVKKSLSSSASSSSSSKLKRRKAAPKEEEEAGDGLWRREIMMGERCQPLDFSGVIYYDAQGRRLAQAPPPRSPLRSPLPASVKLAANAAY; this comes from the coding sequence ATGGGGATGAGCCTCGCCCAGGCGGTGGCGGCGCTGGTGGGCACGTGCGCGCGGCGCCTGTCGCGGGCGGCGCGCCGCCTGCGCCCGCGGGACGGGGTCGCGGCGTCCTTCTCGTCCCGCGCCATCGTGCCGttcctcggcggcggcggcgggggcgtCAAGAAGTCGCTCTCCTCATCAGCATCATCCTCCTCGTCGTCCAAGTTGAAGAGGAGGAAGGCGGCGccgaaggaggaggaggaggcgggggacGGGCTGTGGCGGAGGGAGATCATGATGGGGGAGCGGTGCCAGCCGCTGGACTTCTCCGGGGTCATCTACTACGACGCCCAAGGCCGCCGCCTCGCgcaggcgccgccgccgcgctcgcCGCTGCGCAGCCCGCTGCCGGCCTCCGTCAAGCTCGCCGCCAACGCCGCGTACTAG